One Fontisphaera persica DNA window includes the following coding sequences:
- a CDS encoding retropepsin-like aspartic protease produces MKIRGWIWAAGVGVALTGGCVSSRQLGISPEVQQRLRGNLVSPAEAGLTITHRQGATVVRWREMVRPEHPVETPLVRVGEGTYQPVIRVRLNGGRAIPMVVDTGAPVNLLEADTAAEHFVQTVDPNQLRHAFQGLAGAEQAWFGVIRQMTVGPELALRNVFTAIRGERYERRLGGWLPVERWRGDALGMSTLSQFAYVQVDYRGGVVRFSHREYFTPPMEAVATVPLIWTNAQLRAPVRLGGREYSALVDTGNDAVLMLSSNVVQALGWAGLAAKGRREVYVGLGGERVLRRFSVPEMRLGEAVFQRVPAVSGPEEFGVVLGSGFFYRYCVTLDLRRRQMWVEQGRRR; encoded by the coding sequence GTGAAAATCCGGGGGTGGATATGGGCTGCGGGGGTGGGGGTGGCGCTGACGGGTGGGTGTGTCTCCAGCCGGCAATTGGGCATTTCTCCCGAGGTGCAACAGCGTTTGAGGGGGAACTTGGTGTCTCCTGCGGAGGCGGGTTTGACGATCACGCATCGGCAGGGGGCCACGGTGGTGCGGTGGCGTGAGATGGTGCGGCCGGAACATCCGGTGGAGACGCCGTTGGTGCGTGTGGGCGAGGGGACCTATCAACCGGTCATACGGGTGCGGTTAAATGGGGGGCGGGCAATTCCGATGGTGGTGGATACTGGAGCGCCGGTGAATTTGCTGGAGGCGGACACGGCGGCGGAACATTTTGTGCAGACGGTGGATCCGAATCAGTTGCGGCATGCGTTTCAGGGATTGGCGGGAGCGGAGCAAGCGTGGTTTGGGGTGATTCGGCAGATGACCGTAGGCCCGGAGCTGGCGTTGAGGAATGTATTTACGGCGATTCGCGGGGAACGTTACGAACGGCGGCTGGGGGGATGGTTGCCGGTGGAGCGATGGAGGGGGGATGCGTTGGGGATGTCCACCTTGAGCCAGTTTGCTTATGTGCAGGTTGATTATCGGGGCGGGGTGGTGCGGTTTTCCCATCGTGAATACTTTACGCCTCCGATGGAGGCGGTGGCCACGGTGCCATTGATCTGGACCAATGCCCAATTGCGGGCGCCGGTGCGTTTGGGTGGGCGGGAGTACAGCGCGCTGGTGGATACCGGCAACGACGCCGTGTTAATGCTCAGCTCCAATGTGGTGCAGGCCTTGGGGTGGGCTGGGTTGGCGGCCAAGGGTCGGCGCGAGGTGTATGTGGGCTTGGGGGGCGAGCGCGTGTTGCGCCGCTTTAGCGTGCCGGAGATGCGTTTGGGGGAGGCCGTCTTTCAGCGGGTGCCTGCGGTCAGCGGGCCGGAGGAATTTGGGGTGGTGCTGGGCAGCGGTTTTTTTTACCGCTACTGCGTGACATTGGATTTGCGCCGCCGTCAGATGTGGGTGGAACAAGGCCGCAGGCGTTGA
- a CDS encoding dolichyl-phosphate beta-glucosyltransferase, with amino-acid sequence MNTVSVVIPVYNEERRLPGCIPKLVDFLERRCEWAWEVVIADNGSTDRTSSIAESMVREHRRVRVTRIPEKGRGGAVKTAWLASASDILSYMDVDLSTDLEAFPELIEAIACGAYDLAIGSRLLDGSRTERSWRREVISRAYVGLLRHLCRVEISDAQCGFKAISRPAARALLPLVQDSGWFFDTELLVLAMRRGYRVRELPVHWTENRDSRVKLLRTAWEDLRGLWRLRQTVPTARCPALPPEGGKPE; translated from the coding sequence ATGAACACCGTCAGCGTCGTTATTCCTGTTTATAACGAGGAACGCCGGTTGCCCGGCTGCATTCCCAAACTTGTGGATTTTTTGGAGCGGCGGTGTGAGTGGGCGTGGGAAGTGGTGATAGCGGACAATGGATCCACTGATCGCACGTCATCCATCGCGGAGTCCATGGTGCGGGAGCATCGGCGAGTCCGTGTTACCCGAATTCCGGAAAAAGGCCGTGGCGGAGCGGTGAAAACAGCCTGGCTGGCGAGCGCGTCCGACATTCTGAGCTACATGGATGTGGATTTGTCCACGGACTTGGAGGCGTTCCCGGAACTGATTGAGGCGATTGCCTGTGGGGCTTATGATTTGGCCATCGGCTCCCGGCTGCTGGATGGCTCGCGCACGGAGCGGAGCTGGCGGCGGGAGGTGATTTCACGCGCCTACGTGGGCCTCTTGCGCCACCTGTGCCGGGTGGAAATATCCGACGCGCAATGCGGCTTCAAGGCCATCAGCCGGCCGGCGGCGCGCGCCTTGTTGCCGCTGGTGCAGGATAGCGGCTGGTTTTTCGACACTGAACTGCTGGTGCTGGCGATGCGGCGCGGTTACCGAGTGCGGGAATTGCCAGTGCATTGGACTGAGAATCGCGACAGCCGGGTGAAGCTGCTGCGCACAGCATGGGAAGATTTGCGGGGCTTGTGGCGGTTGCGGCAAACGGTGCCAACAGCAAGGTGTCCTGCCTTGCCTCCTGAGGGCGGGAAACCAGAGTAA
- a CDS encoding type II secretion system protein yields MANPAEFEPGSFHAERQERDMKAAGVKEVRGITLLEMLVTVGILAVLAALLLPAVGRVRERAARVACLNCLRQLQLGWHMYAQDHLGALVSNLALHTNGAWRSAPDSWTGLSSAPHDATGQNIAGGALCRLGYAANVQLFRCPADQSTVRDLRGQDLGLPRTRSYGMNGNVGGRTNEAQATVNRLYQIRNPSRLFVLIDEHAESIDDGHFLVWSAPDERWVNLPADRHSRGCNLSFADGHAEHWRWQAPKTFAPKTSYWKKASNLADLEDLRKLQANTLSHVPYSYDR; encoded by the coding sequence GTGGCTAACCCGGCGGAGTTTGAGCCGGGGTCATTTCATGCGGAGAGGCAGGAGCGAGACATGAAAGCCGCAGGGGTCAAGGAAGTGAGGGGAATTACGTTGTTGGAGATGCTGGTGACGGTGGGGATTCTTGCCGTGCTGGCGGCTTTGCTGTTGCCTGCGGTGGGTAGGGTGCGCGAGCGGGCGGCGCGGGTAGCCTGCCTGAATTGCCTGCGGCAGTTGCAACTGGGGTGGCACATGTACGCGCAAGACCACTTGGGGGCGTTGGTTTCGAACCTGGCGCTGCACACCAATGGCGCGTGGCGGAGCGCGCCCGATTCGTGGACGGGGCTGAGCAGCGCGCCGCACGATGCCACTGGGCAAAACATAGCCGGGGGCGCCTTGTGTCGGCTGGGTTATGCGGCCAATGTGCAACTGTTTCGGTGTCCGGCCGACCAGTCCACGGTGCGGGACCTGCGGGGGCAAGACCTTGGTTTGCCCCGCACGCGCAGTTATGGGATGAACGGGAATGTTGGGGGGCGGACCAATGAGGCGCAGGCGACGGTGAACCGACTGTATCAGATACGGAATCCCAGCCGGTTGTTTGTATTGATTGATGAACATGCCGAGAGCATAGACGACGGGCATTTTCTGGTGTGGTCGGCGCCGGATGAGCGGTGGGTGAATTTGCCGGCGGACCGGCACAGTCGTGGGTGCAATTTGAGCTTTGCCGACGGCCATGCGGAGCATTGGCGGTGGCAGGCGCCGAAGACGTTTGCCCCCAAAACCAGTTATTGGAAGAAGGCCTCCAATCTGGCGGATTTGGAGGATTTGCGGAAATTGCAGGCAAACACCCTTTCCCATGTTCCATATTCCTATGACAGATGA
- a CDS encoding glycosyltransferase 87 family protein — translation MAGTAGGRRLAYGAMAILALAPRCWLLDFESGDYRGYLSPWYDYFVEHGRWKSLGDDFSNYYVPYLVLLSFSTLLPLPKLYAIKLISILFDYVAAWLVGRLVWHRYQNQFLSLAGFTAVLFWPTVLMNSALWGQCDIIYTSALLVVFLSVLQRRPWMALAAFGLAVSFKPQAVFFLPFLAGLFLCGLLPWRLLWVPLAVYAACGLPAILAGKSVLAVLGHWLWQENLPHLTAGAVNVYQWLPAEPRTPLAWLGIGLAAIASGGLIVVLKRNWETEDRDQRLAAAALLSVLLLPFFMPGMHERYFFPADLFALVYAFFVPRRWFLAMWVVTASALSYLPFLFGVEPVPRSMLSAVMAAALGVVARDLVLAVAHPVFAPVRHGL, via the coding sequence ATGGCTGGCACGGCGGGCGGCAGGCGGCTGGCCTACGGTGCGATGGCCATTTTGGCGTTGGCACCCCGGTGTTGGTTATTGGACTTCGAAAGCGGAGACTACCGAGGGTATCTGAGTCCATGGTATGATTATTTTGTGGAGCATGGACGGTGGAAGTCACTGGGGGATGATTTTTCAAATTATTACGTACCGTACTTGGTGTTGCTGTCGTTTTCCACACTGCTGCCGCTGCCTAAACTATATGCCATTAAACTGATTTCCATCTTGTTTGACTACGTAGCGGCCTGGCTGGTGGGGCGGCTGGTGTGGCATCGTTATCAAAACCAATTCTTGTCGCTTGCTGGTTTTACGGCGGTATTGTTTTGGCCCACTGTCTTGATGAACAGCGCCCTTTGGGGCCAGTGCGATATCATATACACTTCGGCGCTGTTGGTGGTGTTTTTGAGCGTATTGCAGCGGCGTCCTTGGATGGCGCTTGCGGCATTTGGCCTGGCCGTGTCTTTCAAGCCACAAGCAGTGTTTTTTCTGCCCTTTTTGGCCGGGCTGTTCTTATGCGGGCTTTTGCCTTGGCGGCTCCTTTGGGTGCCGCTGGCTGTTTATGCGGCCTGTGGACTGCCCGCCATCCTGGCAGGCAAATCCGTCTTAGCCGTGTTGGGTCATTGGCTGTGGCAGGAGAACCTGCCGCACCTGACCGCCGGAGCGGTCAATGTGTACCAATGGCTGCCGGCCGAGCCGCGCACGCCGCTGGCATGGCTGGGGATTGGATTGGCGGCCATCGCCTCCGGGGGGCTGATAGTGGTGTTGAAGCGGAATTGGGAAACCGAGGACCGCGATCAAAGGCTGGCCGCCGCCGCGCTTTTGAGCGTGCTCCTGCTGCCTTTCTTCATGCCCGGGATGCACGAACGATATTTTTTTCCGGCGGATTTGTTCGCGCTGGTTTATGCTTTTTTTGTGCCGCGGCGGTGGTTTTTGGCGATGTGGGTGGTTACCGCGTCGGCCTTGAGTTATCTGCCCTTTTTATTCGGGGTGGAGCCGGTGCCCCGCTCCATGCTGTCGGCGGTTATGGCGGCGGCTTTGGGAGTAGTTGCCAGAGATTTGGTTTTAGCGGTGGCGCACCCGGTGTTTGCCCCGGTCCGACACGGCTTATGA